Proteins from a single region of Vanessa tameamea isolate UH-Manoa-2023 chromosome 23, ilVanTame1 primary haplotype, whole genome shotgun sequence:
- the LOC113402172 gene encoding hydroxylysine kinase, translating to MSDNGGLVLEPGKVIRPVIDHDGVKLLAEKLYGISVLELIELNGYDDKNYKLIEDPNMKNPLITNHSANGYVLKIMNSIDSQNLSVVEAQNEIMNFLSTRSVSCPKPIRNVFGHLHSVESISGKQHVVRLLEYIPGELLKDVPRSEALFYQLGEFVANLDNKLQNFNHSGLVSREHIWMLSKVPDLDKFKYVIKDAEKLDLAEEVIEEFKYAVLPRLDELEKGVIHGDINEMNILVGLKPEGSKTDYRITGVIDFGDIQYSYYVFELAITMTYMMLLSGDPRTGGLVLAGYTVTRRLPEEEYRLLKTLISARLVQSLILGAYTIEQDPNNTYVTSTEKANGWELLKKIRKTKPDPDDDPTNWKAIANEFLTRS from the exons ATGTCGGATAATGGAGGTTTGGTCCTGGAACCGGGGAAAGTTATACGTCCTGTGATAGACCATGACGGAGTGAAGTTATTGGCTGAGAAGCTCTACGGGATATCTGTTCTGGAGCTCATCGAGTTGAACGGCTATGATGACAAGAACTACAAGTTGATTGAGGACCCGAACATGAAGAACCCTCTGATAACGAACCACAGCGCCAACGGTTACGTACTGAAGATAATGAACTCGATTGACTCCCAAAACTTAAGCGTCGTTGAGGCGCAGAACGAGATCATGAACTTCTTAT CCACGCGTTCAGTGTCTTGTCCGAAGCCGATCCGCAACGTGTTCGGTCACCTCCACTCAGTAGAGAGTATCAGTGGGAAGCAGCACGTGGTTCGACTCCTGGAGTACATTCCCGGTGAATTGCTTAAGGATGTACCACGTTCGGAGGCACTGTTTTACCAGCTTGGGGAGTTTGTGGCGAACCTAGACAACAAACTGCAG AACTTCAACCACTCCGGTCTTGTCTCTCGCGAGCACATCTGGATGTTGAGCAAGGTTCCCGATctggataaatttaaatacgtcATCAAGGATGCTGAGAAGCTCGACTTGGCTGAGGAG GTCATCGAAGAGTTCAAGTACGCCGTGTTGCCCCGCCTCGACGAGCTGGAGAAGGGGGTCATCCACGGAGACATCAACGAGATGAACATCCTCGTAGGGTTGAAGCCTGAAGGCAG TAAAACTGATTACCGCATCACCGGCGTCATTGACTTCGGCGACATTCAGTACTCGTACTACGTGTTCGAGCTGGCCATCACCATGACGTACATGATGCTGCTCAGCGGCGACCCTCGCACGGGTGGGCTGGTGCTGGCCGGCTACACCGTCACCAGGAGACTACCGGAGGAGGAGTACAGGCTCTTGAAG ACGTTGATATCAGCTCGCCTGGTCCAGAGTTTGATTCTCGGTGCTTACACGATAGAACAAGACCCGAATAACACCTACGTCACATCAACCGAGAAAGCCAACGGCTGGGAACTGCTCAAGAAGATTCGGAAGACCAAACCTGACCCTGATGATGATCCTACCAACTGGAAGGCGATCGCTAATGAGTTCTTGACTAGAAGCTAA